One part of the Vicia villosa cultivar HV-30 ecotype Madison, WI linkage group LG6, Vvil1.0, whole genome shotgun sequence genome encodes these proteins:
- the LOC131610902 gene encoding LOW QUALITY PROTEIN: ribosome biogenesis protein NSA1 (The sequence of the model RefSeq protein was modified relative to this genomic sequence to represent the inferred CDS: deleted 1 base in 1 codon), whose amino-acid sequence MPRATTLECPGCPPLRALTFDTLGLIKVLESRENQGGLKVVERWGEPDASKSVNAVSIIDRNSNPLLAVARKNGQIEVLSPVTGVSQATISTANDVDVQSEENNVIGLHLFGKQTLEIDSRTYNLLTCTSKGNASIRSIEVPGSETESSGSNSSKTWNVCNSGNVLCCKVDGNEKFALFGGKGVEVNIWDLENYTKIWNAKSPPKNSLGIFTPTWFTSVSYLSKDDHRKFVAGTNNHQVRLYDISAQRRPVLSIDFRETPIKALAEDIDGNTIYLGNGSGDMASVDIRTGKMLGCFTGKCSGSIRSIVRHPELPVVASCGLDGYLRLWDTKTRQLLSSVFLKQHILHAVFDSNFIVEDIPKETDSLASKEQTMKEITDGEEIEATPLKRKKSSRNKENVIDGSEKRKESRIVKNTKNPKEASQHPRKEIRARKMKFKMKGCDLDGLNTRRGIQN is encoded by the exons CACTCGGTCTTATCAAAG TTCTCGAATCCCGCGAAAATCAAGGAGGTCTCAAAGTCGTAGAGCGATGGGGTGAACCTGATGCTTCCAAGTCCGTTAACGCTGTTTCAATCATTGACCGCAACTCCAATCCG TTATTAGCTGTAGCAAGGAAAAATGGCCAG ATTGAGGTTTTGAGTCCTGTAACTGGGGTTTCTCAAGCTACAATTTCGACGGCCAATGATGTAGATGTTCAGTCTGAAGAGAATAACGTTATTGGTTTGCATCTATTTGGAAAACAAACTCTTGAGATCGATTCCAG GACTTATAATTTACTTACATGCACGAGCAAAGGGAATGCAagcataaggtccattgaagttcCTGGTTCAGAGACAGAATCTTCCGGTAGtaattcttcaaaaacatggaatgTATGCAATAGCGGTAATGTTTTATGTTGCAAGGTGGACGGAAATGAGAAGTTTGCGTTATTTGGAGG GAAAGGAGTTGAAGTCAATATTTGGGATCTTGAAAACTACACAAAGATCTGGAATGCGAAATCT CCTCCTAAAAACAGCCTTGGTATATTTACACCTACCTGGTTCACATCTGTTTCATATCTAAGTAAAGATGACCATCGGAAATTTGTTGCCGGCACCAATAACCATCAG GTTCGCCTATATGACATATCTGCTCAGAGGAGGCCTGTTCTATCTATTGATTTTCGTGAGACACCAATTAAAGCACTGGCTGAGGATATAGATGGCAACACAATCTATTTAGGGAACGGGTCTGGTGACATGGCTTCTGTTGATATACGGACAG GGAAAATGCTAGGATGTTTTACCGGAAAATGCTCTGGAAGCATCAGATCCATTGTCAGGCACCCCGAGCTACCTGTGGTAGCTTCATGCG gACTGGACGGCTATTTACGACTTTGGGATACGAAGACAAGGCAGCTTCTTTCTTCT GTTTTCCTTAAGCAGCATATACTGCATGCTGTTTTTGACTCAAATTTCATTGTTGAAG ATATTCCTAAAGAAACAGATTCTCTAGCAAGCAAAGAACAAACTATGAAAGAGATCACAGATGGGGAGGAAATTGAAGCAACacctttgaaaagaaaaaaatcttCTAGAAATAAAGAAAATGTGATAGATGGTagtgaa aaaagaaaagagtcaAGGATAGTGAAGAACACAAAAAATCCAAAGGAGGCAAGTCAGCATCCAAGAAAAGAAATAAGAGCTCGAAAAATGAAATTCAAGATGAAGGGTTGTGATTTAGATGGATTGAATACTAGGCGAGGTATCCAAAACTAA